From Thermoflavifilum aggregans, a single genomic window includes:
- a CDS encoding rhodanese-like domain-containing protein: MENQTLVKEICPTTALEWVKNGVLLVDVREKDEVAQLAYDVPNIINIPLSEFEERYTEVPKDKKVVMVCKGGGRSLRAAGFLINHGYDPEKVVNMKLGMDGWVEKGFPTKGDISSYRTQSTGCCGSSGTQKQQSCCDNSPNSDGSKCC, encoded by the coding sequence ATGGAAAATCAAACCTTAGTAAAAGAAATTTGCCCTACCACCGCTCTAGAGTGGGTAAAAAACGGAGTATTGTTAGTAGATGTTCGTGAAAAAGATGAAGTAGCACAATTAGCTTACGATGTACCAAACATCATTAACATTCCTTTAAGCGAATTTGAAGAACGCTACACCGAAGTACCAAAAGATAAAAAGGTAGTAATGGTTTGTAAAGGTGGCGGAAGAAGCCTCAGAGCCGCAGGATTTTTAATCAATCACGGCTATGACCCGGAGAAAGTGGTAAATATGAAACTGGGTATGGACGGATGGGTTGAAAAGGGTTTCCCGACCAAAGGGGATATATCTTCCTACAGAACGCAATCAACCGGCTGTTGTGGTTCATCAGGCACTCAAAAGCAGCAATCCTGTTGTGATAACAGCCCCAATAGCGATGGAAGTAAATGTTGTTAA
- a CDS encoding thioredoxin family protein: MIQIKVLGPGCPKCKATYENVLEALKQTNMEAHVEKVEDIEEMMKYNVLTTPVLIIDEQVKIKGRVAQVSEIVELLKK; encoded by the coding sequence ATGATACAGATAAAAGTATTAGGTCCGGGTTGCCCAAAGTGCAAAGCCACCTATGAAAATGTGCTTGAAGCACTCAAACAAACCAACATGGAGGCCCATGTGGAAAAAGTAGAAGACATTGAAGAAATGATGAAGTACAATGTACTTACTACCCCAGTCTTAATAATTGATGAACAAGTCAAAATCAAAGGCAGAGTTGCCCAAGTGAGCGAAATTGTTGAACTTTTAAAAAAATAA
- a CDS encoding ArsR/SmtB family transcription factor produces the protein MPSIIKNNYFTKEQELTARFAKALGHPVRIAILELLNSQACCYHGDMADVLPIAKSTLSQHLKELKDAGLIQGEITPPNIKYCINRENFKLAKSLLNKVLE, from the coding sequence ATGCCAAGCATTATTAAGAACAATTATTTTACGAAAGAACAAGAACTGACGGCAAGGTTTGCAAAAGCACTAGGACACCCTGTTCGCATTGCTATTTTGGAATTACTCAATTCTCAGGCGTGTTGCTATCACGGAGATATGGCAGATGTACTACCCATCGCCAAATCAACACTCTCACAACACTTAAAAGAGTTAAAAGACGCAGGATTGATACAAGGTGAAATTACGCCACCCAATATCAAGTATTGCATCAACAGAGAAAATTTCAAACTTGCTAAATCTTTGCTCAACAAGGTTTTAGAATAA
- a CDS encoding SDR family oxidoreductase: protein MFEPGLLKDKVILVTGGGTGLGRSMSTRFLQLGARVAITSRRAEVIEQAAREMMAESGGEVFATPVDVRDPEMVKRMIDTVEGHFGRVDVLVNNAAGNFISPTERLSHRAVDAVLGIVLHGTLYCTLELGKRWIAQHQRGTVLNIATTYAERGSGYVVPSAVAKAGVVAMTRSLAAEWGKYGIRLNAIAPGPFPTEGAWTRLMPTPHIEHLFEQRIPLRRMGEHIELANLAAYLVSDYASFITGDLIYIDGGESAWNAGEFNVLDAITPEQWDALEAMRKKADRA, encoded by the coding sequence ATGTTTGAGCCAGGTTTACTCAAAGATAAAGTCATCCTCGTGACAGGCGGCGGCACCGGATTAGGCCGCTCGATGAGCACCCGGTTTTTGCAGCTTGGGGCCCGGGTCGCCATCACCAGCCGCCGAGCCGAGGTGATCGAGCAAGCTGCCCGGGAGATGATGGCCGAGAGCGGGGGTGAGGTTTTTGCCACGCCGGTGGACGTGCGCGATCCGGAGATGGTAAAGCGCATGATAGACACCGTGGAGGGGCACTTCGGCCGGGTGGATGTGCTGGTCAACAACGCCGCCGGGAACTTCATCTCCCCCACCGAGCGCCTTTCGCACCGGGCGGTAGACGCGGTGTTGGGCATCGTGCTCCACGGGACCTTGTACTGCACGCTCGAGCTAGGGAAGCGCTGGATCGCTCAACACCAAAGGGGCACCGTGCTTAATATCGCTACCACCTACGCCGAGCGCGGTTCGGGCTACGTGGTACCCTCGGCAGTCGCCAAAGCCGGGGTAGTCGCTATGACCCGCTCGCTGGCTGCAGAGTGGGGCAAGTATGGAATTCGCCTCAATGCCATTGCCCCCGGCCCCTTCCCCACTGAGGGCGCCTGGACCCGGCTGATGCCTACTCCACATATAGAGCACCTCTTCGAGCAGCGGATCCCACTCAGGCGTATGGGTGAGCACATCGAGCTAGCAAACCTTGCCGCTTACCTAGTTTCCGACTACGCAAGCTTTATCACCGGCGACTTGATCTACATCGACGGTGGCGAGAGTGCTTGGAACGCAGGCGAGTTCAACGTGCTAGATGCGATAACTCCTGAGCAGTGGGACGCGCTCGAGGCTATGCGGAAAAAGGCGGATAGAGCTTAA
- a CDS encoding DNA alkylation repair protein has translation MEDNLQILETEFRKNSNPQIALWQMAYMKNQFEFYGIKTPVRRKIQKPLLIRENLPPKDDLGKIVKILWEKPQREYQYFAQELTEKYIKQFDKRDIILFEFMILHKSWWDTVDYIATKLVGEYFKIYPEQRNISVEKWIHSNNIWLQRTSILFQLNFGKEIDTGFLSYIICSLSDSNEFFIAKAIGWILRQYSKINPDWVLNFTSNTRLNKLSIKEAIRLINIPNSDKLPF, from the coding sequence ATGGAAGATAATTTACAGATTCTGGAAACGGAGTTTAGAAAAAACTCAAATCCACAGATTGCATTATGGCAGATGGCGTATATGAAAAATCAGTTTGAGTTTTATGGAATAAAAACTCCGGTCAGGAGAAAGATTCAGAAACCTTTACTGATCAGGGAAAATTTACCACCTAAAGATGATTTGGGTAAGATAGTAAAAATACTTTGGGAGAAGCCTCAAAGGGAATATCAATATTTCGCGCAGGAGCTAACTGAGAAATACATAAAACAGTTTGATAAAAGGGATATTATTCTTTTTGAATTCATGATACTTCATAAATCATGGTGGGATACTGTTGATTATATTGCAACCAAACTGGTAGGTGAATATTTCAAGATTTATCCTGAGCAAAGGAACATAAGTGTAGAAAAATGGATTCATTCAAATAATATTTGGTTGCAAAGAACTTCAATACTTTTTCAGTTAAATTTTGGAAAAGAGATTGATACCGGGTTTTTAAGCTATATAATTTGTTCTCTTTCTGATTCAAATGAATTCTTTATTGCAAAGGCAATAGGTTGGATCTTAAGACAGTATAGTAAAATCAATCCAGATTGGGTGCTGAATTTTACAAGCAATACCCGGCTTAATAAGCTCAGTATTAAAGAAGCCATAAGGCTAATAAATATACCAAATAGCGATAAGCTTCCATTTTAA
- a CDS encoding glycoside hydrolase family 16 protein: MICFLLVLATIWMNSWVISPFTLPASRLIQADTFPHDAADTGWQLVWHDEFDYTGSPDSTKWNYEQGYLRNHEKQYYTSGRMENARVENGILIIEARNDSAMIDGAIRPITSASLITRGKASWTYGRIEVRAKLPRGRGTWPAIWMLGDDIDKVGWPTCGEIDIMEHVGFDPGKIHGSIHTGAYNWPQNTQKTAIIDVPDCMDAFHVYAIEWTPEKIDFYVDTIRYLTFVNEHKTFAEWPFDKPCYLILNIAIGGDWGGQHGIDPHIFPAQMAIDYVRVYQKKSDE; encoded by the coding sequence ATGATCTGTTTTTTGCTTGTTTTGGCTACGATCTGGATGAACAGTTGGGTGATCTCACCTTTCACATTGCCTGCTTCCAGATTGATACAAGCCGACACATTTCCTCATGATGCTGCCGATACTGGCTGGCAGCTGGTCTGGCACGATGAATTTGATTACACGGGTTCACCGGATAGTACCAAATGGAATTATGAACAGGGTTATCTCCGAAATCATGAAAAGCAGTATTACACAAGTGGCCGCATGGAAAATGCACGTGTGGAAAACGGCATATTAATCATTGAAGCCAGAAATGATTCAGCCATGATTGATGGTGCCATCAGGCCCATCACTTCTGCCAGCCTGATCACCCGGGGGAAAGCCAGCTGGACGTATGGTCGCATAGAGGTAAGAGCAAAATTGCCGCGCGGACGCGGTACCTGGCCTGCCATCTGGATGTTAGGTGACGATATTGATAAGGTGGGATGGCCCACCTGTGGCGAAATTGATATCATGGAACATGTGGGTTTTGATCCGGGAAAAATTCATGGCAGCATTCACACCGGAGCATACAACTGGCCTCAAAATACCCAGAAAACAGCAATCATAGATGTGCCGGATTGTATGGATGCTTTTCATGTGTATGCGATTGAATGGACACCAGAGAAAATTGATTTTTACGTAGATACCATACGTTATCTCACATTTGTAAATGAGCACAAAACATTTGCAGAATGGCCCTTTGATAAGCCCTGTTACCTGATTCTGAATATAGCGATTGGCGGTGATTGGGGCGGTCAGCACGGAATTGATCCCCATATTTTTCCTGCACAAATGGCAATTGATTATGTAAGGGTGTATCAAAAGAAATCAGATGAATGA
- the rmuC gene encoding DNA recombination protein RmuC produces the protein MDIMFFVVWIILLTAIFLIGLFVGKSRTQSRLSEEIQKANQQLQVSQQQLSRYEAQCELYQKQIEENKSQILAREGIIQQKEEKIQQLVGENSRIQQAYQELQQKLAEQKEEIEQISKRFVQEFENLASRILDEKSQKFTEQNSQRIGEILNPLKEKIAEFEKKVEEANKESIKNHYSLKAELEHLKQLNQQISDEAKNLASALKGESKTRGIWGELILERILELSGLEKDREYTLQESFKGEDGSRLQPDAIIYLPENKYLIIDAKVSLVAYEKYMNSDDPDEQDRALRDHVQSVRNHIDGLCNKNYSAIHGHYSPDFVFLFMPIEPAFLLALKVDKNLYEYAFNKNIIIVSPSNLLATLKVVASIWRQEKQQKNAQQIAEEAKKMLDKFYILCQRLEVVGNRIQQIQDAYDDAMITLTKGKGNLISVATRVVKLGVSPDKKLPPGFIQAADEKDEEEDQRDERAD, from the coding sequence ATGGATATCATGTTTTTTGTTGTGTGGATCATCCTTTTGACAGCCATTTTTCTGATTGGCTTGTTTGTAGGTAAATCCAGAACACAGTCACGCCTGAGTGAAGAAATACAGAAGGCCAACCAGCAACTGCAGGTATCACAGCAACAGCTTTCCAGGTATGAAGCTCAGTGTGAGCTGTATCAGAAGCAAATTGAAGAAAATAAATCTCAAATCCTGGCAAGGGAAGGAATCATTCAGCAAAAGGAAGAAAAAATTCAGCAGCTGGTTGGTGAAAATAGCCGCATACAGCAAGCTTATCAAGAGCTTCAGCAAAAACTTGCTGAGCAAAAAGAAGAAATAGAGCAAATTAGCAAAAGATTTGTGCAAGAATTTGAAAATCTCGCTAGTCGGATTCTTGATGAAAAATCTCAAAAATTCACTGAACAAAACAGTCAACGTATCGGTGAAATCCTGAATCCATTGAAAGAAAAAATTGCAGAGTTTGAAAAGAAAGTGGAAGAAGCCAACAAAGAGAGCATTAAAAATCATTATTCATTGAAGGCAGAACTGGAACATCTTAAACAATTGAACCAGCAAATTAGCGATGAGGCTAAAAACCTAGCTTCAGCATTGAAAGGTGAAAGCAAAACACGAGGTATATGGGGCGAACTTATCCTGGAAAGAATTCTGGAGTTATCGGGTCTGGAAAAAGATCGGGAATATACATTGCAGGAAAGCTTTAAGGGTGAAGATGGCTCCCGGTTGCAGCCGGACGCGATTATTTATTTACCCGAAAACAAATATTTGATTATTGATGCCAAAGTATCGCTTGTAGCTTATGAAAAATATATGAATAGCGACGATCCAGACGAGCAGGATCGGGCATTGCGTGATCATGTGCAATCGGTTCGAAATCATATTGATGGATTGTGCAATAAAAATTATTCGGCTATTCATGGGCATTATTCGCCGGATTTTGTATTCCTTTTCATGCCAATAGAACCTGCTTTTTTATTGGCTTTAAAGGTGGATAAGAATTTGTATGAATATGCTTTTAATAAAAATATCATCATCGTTTCCCCTTCCAACCTGCTGGCCACATTAAAAGTGGTAGCCAGTATCTGGCGGCAGGAAAAACAACAGAAAAACGCCCAGCAAATTGCGGAAGAAGCAAAAAAAATGCTCGATAAATTTTATATTTTGTGCCAGCGTTTGGAAGTGGTTGGGAATCGTATTCAGCAAATCCAGGATGCTTATGACGATGCCATGATAACCCTCACAAAAGGAAAAGGTAACTTAATCAGTGTGGCTACACGCGTGGTTAAACTGGGTGTTTCTCCGGATAAAAAGTTGCCTCCGGGATTTATACAGGCAGCGGATGAGAAAGATGAGGAAGAGGATCAACGTGATGAACGGGCAGATTAA
- a CDS encoding YciI-like protein has protein sequence MYYVLWYELAEDYLERRKPLREAHLQLIRDLYAQGNVVMAGALDHPPDRAILVFRTEDVSVIEQFVKQDPYVQHGLVTHWEIRPWNVVVGGET, from the coding sequence ATGTATTATGTTTTATGGTATGAACTTGCAGAAGATTACCTGGAACGTCGCAAGCCCCTTCGCGAAGCACATTTGCAACTGATCCGCGATCTGTATGCACAGGGTAATGTGGTGATGGCTGGTGCACTCGATCATCCGCCTGACCGGGCAATTCTGGTTTTCCGCACAGAGGATGTTTCTGTGATTGAACAATTTGTAAAACAGGATCCTTATGTGCAGCACGGATTGGTTACCCATTGGGAAATCAGACCCTGGAATGTAGTGGTGGGAGGAGAAACCTGA
- a CDS encoding GDSL-type esterase/lipase family protein, whose amino-acid sequence MRFSLFILCLIQFVFAVDPVQAQVVHPPFWNEIRQFKQQDSLNPPPAHAILFVGSSSFRIWKTLSDDFPGYTVINRGFGGSTIPDVMHYADDIIFPYHPKQIVIYCGDNDAASSSSITADSIYNRFVQLYDLIRKKLPESQISFVSIKPSPSRQQLMPLMDAANRKIQQFLSKQPHADFIDVYHLMLDKKGMPRRDLFLPDMLHMNRKGYLIWIKAIQPHLIP is encoded by the coding sequence ATGCGTTTTTCGCTTTTTATTCTTTGTTTGATACAATTTGTTTTTGCCGTTGATCCAGTTCAGGCACAAGTTGTACATCCTCCGTTCTGGAATGAGATCCGGCAATTCAAACAACAAGATAGCCTGAATCCTCCTCCGGCGCATGCCATTTTATTCGTGGGCAGTTCTTCATTCCGTATCTGGAAAACCTTGTCGGATGATTTTCCGGGTTATACTGTCATCAACCGGGGCTTTGGTGGATCTACCATCCCGGATGTGATGCATTATGCTGATGATATCATTTTTCCCTATCATCCCAAACAAATTGTGATTTATTGTGGTGATAACGATGCAGCTTCTTCATCATCTATTACGGCAGACAGTATTTACAATCGTTTTGTTCAGCTATATGATCTGATCCGGAAAAAATTACCGGAAAGCCAAATCAGTTTTGTTTCCATCAAACCCAGTCCCAGCCGCCAGCAGCTGATGCCATTGATGGATGCAGCCAACCGGAAAATTCAGCAGTTTTTATCAAAACAACCTCATGCTGATTTCATTGATGTGTATCATCTAATGCTTGATAAAAAAGGAATGCCCCGCAGGGATTTGTTTTTGCCGGATATGCTGCATATGAACCGGAAAGGATATTTGATCTGGATCAAAGCCATTCAACCTCATTTGATTCCATAA
- a CDS encoding glucoamylase family protein: MKKKLYACGILGLMLICSAYVVLKKNNIAVPDQVAELSDEVLLDSVERATFQYFWQGAEPRSGMARERIHVDGIYPQHDEDVIATGGSGFGIMAILAAMHRGYITHEEGVKRLQQIVDFLQHADRFHGAWPHWLYPDGKVKPFSPKDDGGDIVETAYLVQGLLCARQYLMQGDEQDKRLAKQTDQLWKTVEWNWYQHGQQVLYWHWSPDYGWAMNFPIHGYNECLIAYILAASSPTHAIPASAYHHGWAEDGKIVSPSRHLGYELQLHHQGAAMGGPLFWAHYSYLGLNPHGLRDRYADYWKENVDQTMINYLWCVKNPLHYKGYGSDNWGLTASYSVDGYAAHAPGDKTDLGVISPTAAVSSIVYTPKESLQAIRYWLGDPQMKQKLWGPYGFYDAFSETANWYPQRYLAIDQGPQVVMIENYRSGLLWRLFMSCPEVQQGLKKLGFQFTAMK; this comes from the coding sequence ATGAAAAAGAAATTGTATGCATGCGGCATCCTGGGACTTATGCTGATCTGTTCAGCTTATGTTGTGCTTAAAAAGAATAACATTGCCGTTCCTGATCAGGTTGCTGAGTTATCAGATGAAGTTTTGCTGGATAGTGTGGAACGGGCCACCTTTCAGTATTTCTGGCAGGGAGCTGAGCCCCGCTCCGGCATGGCACGCGAACGCATCCATGTGGATGGCATTTATCCGCAACATGATGAAGATGTGATTGCTACCGGTGGTAGCGGCTTTGGCATCATGGCTATTCTGGCAGCCATGCATCGCGGTTATATCACACATGAGGAGGGGGTAAAGCGCCTGCAGCAAATTGTTGATTTTCTTCAACACGCCGATCGTTTTCACGGAGCCTGGCCACACTGGCTGTATCCGGATGGTAAGGTAAAACCATTTAGCCCAAAAGATGATGGAGGCGATATTGTGGAAACAGCTTATCTGGTGCAGGGTTTGCTTTGCGCTCGTCAGTATCTTATGCAGGGTGATGAACAGGACAAACGGCTGGCAAAACAAACAGATCAATTATGGAAAACCGTGGAATGGAACTGGTATCAGCACGGACAACAGGTACTGTACTGGCATTGGAGCCCCGATTATGGCTGGGCTATGAACTTTCCCATTCATGGCTATAATGAATGCCTAATTGCTTATATACTGGCTGCATCTTCGCCTACACATGCTATTCCTGCATCAGCTTATCATCATGGATGGGCGGAAGATGGCAAAATCGTTTCTCCTTCCCGGCATTTAGGATATGAACTGCAACTCCATCACCAGGGTGCAGCAATGGGTGGACCTTTGTTCTGGGCTCATTACAGCTATCTGGGATTGAATCCGCATGGCCTCAGGGACCGGTATGCCGATTACTGGAAAGAAAATGTGGATCAAACGATGATCAATTATCTGTGGTGTGTGAAAAATCCGCTGCACTACAAAGGCTATGGCTCTGATAACTGGGGATTGACAGCTAGTTATTCCGTGGATGGTTATGCAGCGCATGCACCCGGCGATAAAACTGATCTGGGCGTAATTTCACCTACGGCTGCCGTTTCTTCCATTGTTTATACACCGAAAGAATCTTTGCAGGCCATCCGGTATTGGCTTGGTGATCCGCAAATGAAGCAAAAGCTCTGGGGACCTTATGGTTTTTATGATGCCTTTAGTGAAACAGCCAACTGGTATCCCCAGCGTTATCTGGCCATTGATCAGGGTCCGCAGGTGGTGATGATTGAAAACTACCGCAGTGGCCTGTTGTGGCGCCTGTTCATGAGTTGTCCGGAGGTGCAGCAGGGATTGAAAAAACTGGGATTTCAATTTACAGCCATGAAGTAA
- a CDS encoding family 43 glycosylhydrolase, protein MAAAQHHQQTYCNPINIDYGYCPIPDFVQWGKHRTTADPVIVRYQNAYYLFSTNQQGYWWSDDLLHWHFISRSFLNDEQKKRTYDDLCAPAVWIMGDTMLVFGSTYTNDFPIWMSTDPLHNRWQKAVDSFRIGGWDPDFFLDDDGRLYMYNGSSNAYPIYGVEINRHSLGPETARKELLLLQPWRYGWQRFGEYNDNIFLDPFIEGAWMTKHNGKYYLQFAAPGTEFSGYADGVAVGNSPLGPFQFQSDPLSYKPGGFVRGAGHGSTFQDADANWWHVSTIRISVKNNFERRIGIWPAGFDADEVMYCNTAFGDYPHYLPGTAKAGQFTGWMLLNYAKPVQVSSTDGSHSANFAVDEDIRTYWSAASGNAGEWIISDLGSISTVRAVQINYADQDASFMGKQQGIYHQYQLYDSKDGVHWHLLIDKSKNQTDVPHDYVELDTPVEARYIRMVNIHMPTGKFALSGLRVFGNGHGTKPDSVQQFVVLRTEKDKRSAWIRWNPVNNAYAYQIYYGTDPHKLYNCIMVYADNQYFFEGMDREKTYYFTIEALNENGVSTRKSILEVP, encoded by the coding sequence ATGGCAGCTGCACAGCATCATCAGCAAACCTATTGCAACCCCATCAATATTGATTACGGATATTGTCCGATTCCGGATTTTGTTCAATGGGGGAAACATCGTACCACAGCTGATCCGGTCATTGTCCGTTATCAAAACGCATATTATTTGTTTTCTACCAACCAGCAGGGTTATTGGTGGAGTGATGATCTGCTGCACTGGCATTTTATATCCCGATCATTTTTGAATGATGAGCAGAAAAAGCGTACATATGATGATTTATGCGCACCGGCCGTATGGATCATGGGCGATACCATGCTGGTATTTGGTTCTACCTATACGAATGATTTCCCCATCTGGATGTCAACCGATCCGTTGCATAACCGCTGGCAAAAAGCAGTGGATTCTTTTCGGATAGGTGGCTGGGATCCTGATTTTTTTCTGGACGATGATGGCCGGTTGTATATGTACAATGGCAGCAGCAATGCCTATCCCATTTATGGAGTGGAGATAAATCGGCACAGCCTGGGACCGGAAACAGCCCGTAAGGAGCTGCTTTTGCTGCAACCCTGGCGTTATGGTTGGCAAAGGTTTGGCGAGTATAACGATAATATTTTTCTGGATCCCTTCATTGAAGGAGCTTGGATGACCAAACACAACGGCAAATATTATTTGCAGTTTGCCGCACCGGGCACTGAGTTCAGTGGTTATGCCGATGGTGTGGCCGTTGGAAATAGCCCGCTGGGCCCTTTTCAGTTTCAGTCTGACCCGCTCAGCTACAAGCCGGGCGGATTTGTACGGGGAGCCGGCCATGGCAGCACCTTTCAGGATGCTGATGCTAACTGGTGGCACGTATCAACGATTCGCATTTCGGTAAAAAATAATTTCGAGCGCCGCATTGGCATCTGGCCTGCAGGCTTTGATGCGGATGAGGTCATGTATTGCAACACGGCTTTTGGCGATTATCCGCATTATTTACCCGGAACAGCAAAAGCCGGACAATTTACCGGATGGATGTTGCTCAACTATGCCAAGCCTGTACAGGTCTCTTCCACCGATGGATCACACTCTGCCAACTTTGCGGTAGATGAAGATATCCGTACCTACTGGAGTGCAGCATCGGGAAATGCAGGTGAATGGATTATTTCAGACCTGGGTAGTATTTCCACCGTACGAGCCGTGCAGATCAATTATGCCGATCAGGATGCTTCCTTTATGGGTAAACAACAAGGCATTTATCATCAATATCAATTGTACGATTCCAAGGATGGTGTACACTGGCATCTGCTCATCGATAAAAGCAAAAACCAAACCGATGTACCACATGATTATGTGGAGCTGGATACACCTGTAGAAGCCCGTTACATCAGGATGGTGAATATCCATATGCCCACCGGCAAATTCGCATTGAGCGGACTACGCGTTTTTGGAAACGGACATGGAACAAAGCCTGACTCAGTGCAGCAATTTGTGGTGTTGCGCACAGAAAAAGATAAACGCAGTGCATGGATTCGGTGGAACCCGGTAAATAACGCCTACGCTTATCAGATTTACTACGGTACGGATCCGCATAAACTTTACAACTGCATCATGGTATATGCCGATAATCAGTATTTCTTTGAAGGTATGGATCGGGAAAAAACCTATTATTTCACAATTGAAGCCCTGAATGAAAATGGCGTTTCAACCAGAAAATCGATTCTTGAAGTTCCATAA